From one Suricata suricatta isolate VVHF042 chromosome 8, meerkat_22Aug2017_6uvM2_HiC, whole genome shotgun sequence genomic stretch:
- the LEPROT gene encoding leptin receptor gene-related protein, translating to MAGVKALVALSFSGAIGLTFLMLGCALEDYGVYWPLFVLIFHAISPIPHFIAKRATYDSDATSSACRELAYFFTTGIVVSAFGFPVILARVSVIKWGACGLVLAGNAVIFLTIQGFFLVFGRGDDFSWEQW from the exons ATGGCGGGCGTTAAAG ctctTGTGGCATTATCCTTCAGTGGGGCTATTGGGCTGACTTTTCTTATGCTGGGATGTGCTTTAGAAGATTATGG CGTTTACTGGCCCTTGTTTGTCCTGATATTTCACGCCATCTCTCCCATCCCCCATTTCATTGCCAAAAGAGCAACGTATGACTCTGATGCCACAAGTAGTGCCTGTCGGGAGCTGGCATATTTTTTCACTACTGGGATTGTTGTTTCTGCCTTTGGATTTCCTGTTATTCTTGCCCGTGTGTCTGTG ATCAAATGGGGAGCCTGTGGCCTTGTGCTGGCAGGCAATGCGGTCATTTTCCTGACAATTCAAGGTTTTTTCCTTGTATTTGGAAGAGGAGATGATTTTAGCTGGGAACAATGGTAG